One window from the genome of bacterium encodes:
- a CDS encoding Fic family protein: protein MPPENNSFKNIPLELYKPDWDSALARTILELEKLRVKKLGGPVPPYIFFQLKNIFHMMESLGSARIEGNNTTLAEFVEKIIDRTSEEAGDDQLREILNIERAIDFIETVITDQMPLTRAHLSQIHHSIVNTLPPPPGGEGSRTPGVFRSMAVAIKKSGLVPPEPIQVPEYVRELLDFVNAPVDSQNDLLVTALAHHRLAWIHPFDNGNGRTVRLFTYALLIKQGFRVKVGRILNPTAIFCMDRERYYDMLARADSGTREGALEWCSYVLEGLQREVEKIDRLLDQAYLTENLLLPVLSYAREREHITAREYEILFAVVKSEEMSVKSVDLEAIIGQETPLQRSRIIKRLKDKGMLRPLKENGRIYTIGFVNNYLLRGIFETLTKNGFVPESLTRK from the coding sequence ATGCCTCCGGAAAATAACTCCTTCAAAAACATCCCTCTCGAGCTTTATAAACCGGACTGGGATTCTGCGCTCGCGCGGACGATTCTTGAACTTGAGAAGCTTCGCGTTAAAAAACTCGGCGGACCTGTGCCTCCTTATATTTTCTTTCAGTTGAAAAATATTTTTCACATGATGGAGAGCCTTGGTTCCGCGCGCATCGAGGGAAACAACACGACGCTTGCCGAGTTTGTCGAGAAGATCATCGACCGCACATCGGAAGAAGCCGGGGACGATCAGCTGCGCGAAATATTGAATATTGAACGCGCTATCGATTTCATCGAAACCGTCATTACCGATCAGATGCCGCTGACACGGGCGCACTTGTCTCAAATCCACCACAGTATCGTAAACACTCTTCCGCCGCCGCCAGGCGGCGAAGGTTCGCGTACGCCTGGAGTGTTCCGGTCCATGGCGGTAGCGATAAAGAAATCCGGCCTTGTCCCGCCGGAGCCGATACAGGTTCCGGAATATGTGAGGGAACTGCTCGATTTCGTGAACGCACCGGTCGACAGCCAGAATGACCTTCTGGTAACGGCGCTTGCACATCACCGCCTGGCGTGGATTCATCCTTTCGACAACGGGAATGGTCGTACGGTCCGGTTGTTCACGTACGCCTTGCTTATTAAGCAAGGCTTCAGAGTGAAAGTCGGGCGCATTCTGAATCCTACGGCGATTTTCTGTATGGACCGCGAACGCTATTACGATATGCTCGCGCGGGCGGATTCCGGCACGCGAGAAGGCGCACTTGAGTGGTGCTCGTACGTGCTTGAGGGCTTACAGCGGGAAGTAGAGAAGATAGATCGCCTGCTCGACCAGGCCTACCTTACCGAAAACTTGCTGCTGCCCGTGCTTTCGTATGCGCGAGAGCGCGAGCATATCACCGCCCGCGAATACGAAATCCTCTTTGCCGTGGTCAAAAGCGAGGAGATGAGCGTCAAATCAGTCGATCTGGAGGCTATTATCGGCCAGGAAACGCCCCTGCAGCGCTCGCGCATCATCAAGCGCCTTAAAGATAAGGGCATGCTGCGCCCGCTTAAGGAGAACGGGCGTATCTATACGATCGGGTTCGTCAATAATTACCTGCTGCGCGGCATATTCGAAACACTCACGAAGAACGGCTTTGTTCCCGAATCGCTTACCAGAAAATAA
- a CDS encoding glycosyltransferase: MKRILVLNYEFPPLGGGGGVAAKVLAKGFIQNGCQVDYLTSSYTGLKRSEVVDGINVYRVYVPGRTGLATATMLSLVLFPFAAFCQGVRLCRKNRYAFINTHFAVPTGPLGFALSKLFGIRNILSLHGGDIYDPTKKSSPHRSALMRSAVRFVMNHADRVVAQSSNTKENAIRYYHPRKDIDIIPLPYEPFEFSPATRAELGLSDDLFYTVSVGRLVPRKGFDFLIRSIAEIRNPKIHALIIGDGPERENLLKLAHELGIGDRIHLTGQVSEERKFQYLSNANVYVLSSVHEGFGIVLQEAMQVGLPIISTDTGGQRDLIRTESDLTIIYNDTNALSDLLNIHLRQSLYNNTKVNMQDFSLMNIGARYLQ; this comes from the coding sequence ATGAAACGCATCCTCGTCCTTAATTACGAATTCCCGCCGCTTGGAGGAGGCGGAGGAGTGGCGGCTAAAGTGCTTGCGAAGGGATTCATCCAGAACGGCTGCCAGGTCGACTACCTCACAAGCTCGTATACGGGCCTGAAGCGGTCCGAAGTCGTGGACGGTATTAACGTGTATCGCGTATACGTTCCCGGCCGCACCGGCCTTGCCACCGCAACGATGCTTTCGCTCGTTCTCTTTCCGTTCGCGGCATTTTGCCAGGGAGTCCGTCTCTGCCGGAAGAACCGCTACGCATTCATCAATACCCACTTCGCCGTCCCTACGGGCCCTCTCGGCTTCGCGCTCTCGAAGCTCTTCGGCATCAGGAATATCCTTTCGCTCCACGGCGGTGACATTTATGACCCGACGAAGAAAAGCTCGCCGCACCGAAGCGCGCTCATGCGAAGCGCGGTCCGGTTCGTCATGAACCATGCGGACCGGGTCGTTGCCCAGTCGTCAAATACGAAGGAGAACGCGATCAGGTACTATCATCCGAGGAAAGACATCGACATCATCCCGCTCCCGTATGAGCCGTTCGAGTTCAGTCCTGCTACACGGGCCGAACTGGGGCTTTCAGACGATCTGTTCTATACCGTGAGCGTGGGGAGGCTCGTGCCGCGCAAGGGCTTCGACTTCCTTATCAGGAGCATTGCGGAGATCAGGAACCCGAAGATACACGCGCTTATCATCGGCGACGGCCCGGAACGGGAGAACTTGCTTAAGCTTGCGCACGAGCTTGGCATCGGGGATCGTATACACTTAACGGGACAGGTGAGCGAGGAGAGGAAGTTTCAGTATCTCTCGAATGCGAACGTATATGTCCTCTCATCCGTGCATGAGGGCTTCGGTATAGTGCTTCAGGAGGCGATGCAGGTCGGGTTGCCGATTATTTCGACGGATACCGGGGGGCAACGAGACTTGATTCGCACTGAGAGCGATCTGACTATAATTTATAATGATACAAATGCATTGTCCGATCTTTTGAACATACATTTAAGACAATCTCTTTATAATAACACTAAAGTAAATATGCAGGACTTCTCTTTAATGAACATTGGTGCACGATACTTACAATGA
- a CDS encoding oligosaccharide flippase family protein produces the protein MALAKLYLEHKSTIHNLGWRILQITSQQGMVLFLFILCARFLSPIEFGFYNYTLAIVLFLVMFGDFGISSATSKYVAEYNVTNKEKLRAIPFNAGITVFGFGLLTSIIVLIFGSLYLGNHFESVLYVLPLVFLTPLVSLYDGIYRGLRRFRSLTLISAVIACLFVPLAYFLVKTQGLLGALLAQDVFYFVLLAGLVIGYRDFAFKINWKVIKMILKYSVIVGIGSVGFFFFGKIDTIFLGSFGYIKDIGYIEILNRLFSIVGTLPLIIASVIGPTIAGIHSRKEHKLLLIKLNKYIVLSLIIALIGSLAFLFFGKYVIQFAFPQYYDQTMINIIPLYSLLLFSYLCASIVPSGFAVYTGHAKISAYFLIGFGILHVILNYVFLSAFGFYGLIFSILLTRIPSDLLFIFFYKTILSREQTAETAAY, from the coding sequence ATGGCTCTAGCAAAGTTATACCTCGAACATAAGTCGACTATCCACAATCTCGGTTGGAGGATACTTCAAATCACGAGTCAACAGGGAATGGTTCTTTTTCTGTTCATCCTATGCGCCCGTTTTCTTTCTCCGATAGAATTCGGTTTCTATAATTATACACTGGCGATAGTATTATTCTTAGTAATGTTCGGGGATTTCGGTATTTCCTCGGCAACTTCCAAATATGTTGCTGAATATAATGTTACCAATAAAGAAAAATTGCGAGCCATACCTTTCAACGCCGGTATCACTGTTTTTGGGTTCGGATTGCTTACATCCATTATTGTTCTTATATTTGGCTCATTATACCTCGGCAATCATTTTGAGTCGGTCTTATATGTTTTACCTCTTGTTTTTCTTACCCCTCTCGTTTCGCTCTATGATGGTATATATCGCGGATTAAGACGTTTCCGCTCTTTAACTTTGATATCAGCTGTCATTGCCTGCCTTTTTGTACCACTAGCTTATTTTTTGGTAAAAACACAGGGTCTTTTAGGGGCGTTACTGGCGCAAGATGTGTTCTACTTCGTACTATTGGCAGGTCTCGTTATAGGCTATAGGGATTTTGCTTTCAAAATTAATTGGAAGGTAATTAAAATGATACTAAAGTACTCGGTTATTGTTGGAATTGGTAGTGTGGGATTCTTTTTCTTTGGAAAAATTGATACGATTTTCCTTGGTTCGTTTGGTTATATCAAAGATATCGGCTATATTGAGATCCTCAATAGGCTTTTTAGCATAGTTGGAACTCTTCCCCTTATTATAGCGAGCGTCATCGGCCCCACAATTGCGGGAATCCATAGTCGGAAGGAACATAAACTTTTGCTAATAAAGCTAAATAAATATATTGTACTCTCTTTAATTATTGCGCTGATTGGCAGTCTGGCCTTTTTGTTCTTTGGCAAGTACGTTATTCAGTTCGCTTTTCCTCAATATTACGATCAGACAATGATAAATATTATTCCTTTATATTCTTTACTACTGTTTAGTTACTTATGTGCAAGTATAGTGCCCTCGGGCTTTGCTGTATATACGGGCCACGCGAAGATAAGCGCTTATTTTCTTATTGGTTTCGGCATCTTGCATGTAATATTAAATTACGTTTTTCTCTCAGCTTTCGGTTTCTACGGACTTATATTCTCAATTCTACTGACCCGTATACCTTCTGACTTATTATTTATATTTTTTTATAAAACTATTCTTTCTCGAGAACAAACAGCCGAAACGGCTGCATATTAG
- a CDS encoding response regulator → MKRILLVDDNDIAAGSLGKLLTLSGYDVTLAYSGTEALGKFSAVEPGTVILDIGLPDIEGYEVAKRLRESAAGKPFLLIALTGYGQEGDKEKAEAAGFDHHLTKPIGLSELLPLLEGIPG, encoded by the coding sequence ATGAAAAGGATTCTCCTGGTCGACGATAATGATATCGCGGCAGGGAGCCTCGGAAAGCTCCTGACGCTTTCAGGCTATGACGTTACGCTCGCCTATAGCGGTACCGAGGCGCTCGGGAAGTTCTCTGCCGTAGAACCCGGGACCGTCATTCTCGATATCGGGCTCCCCGATATCGAAGGATATGAAGTGGCGAAGCGGCTTCGGGAGTCGGCGGCTGGAAAGCCTTTCCTCCTCATCGCGCTCACGGGCTACGGCCAGGAGGGCGACAAGGAAAAGGCGGAGGCTGCGGGCTTCGACCACCATCTCACGAAGCCTATCGGCCTCTCGGAGCTCCTTCCCCTTCTTGAGGGGATTCCGGGGTAG
- a CDS encoding glycosyltransferase, giving the protein MPKSNISAYLVVYNEGEKIEACLKSLRDVVNEIIVVHDGPCTDDTLMICAKYECKIFTRERLGNAEPHRPFAIAQSNYDWVLQIDADERLSEGLRSALGELTNDPEVDAYTFRWVTDINGTKSNWLVKRILFRKSKMYAVGFPHIQAETRGSEKDLSLELLHDTKEYNSPTQLLKKYLRKDKEWGRVSASILNGPLSAIPTYNCVFPSKDTKESGRLLLIKHHPLLSILSIPLYGLLYGYIIKGSFTHGYVGFVLSCHTPLHSFYTCLFLLKRKFPWL; this is encoded by the coding sequence ATGCCCAAATCTAACATCTCTGCATATTTGGTTGTATATAACGAAGGCGAGAAAATAGAGGCTTGTTTGAAAAGTCTGCGTGACGTAGTTAATGAAATAATAGTCGTTCACGACGGTCCTTGTACAGATGATACGTTAATGATTTGTGCAAAGTATGAGTGTAAGATATTTACCCGAGAGCGACTCGGCAACGCAGAACCACATCGGCCTTTCGCAATTGCACAAAGCAACTATGACTGGGTTTTACAAATAGATGCTGATGAGAGATTATCGGAAGGCCTGCGCAGTGCATTAGGAGAATTGACAAACGATCCAGAAGTTGACGCATATACTTTCAGATGGGTTACAGATATAAACGGTACCAAATCTAATTGGCTTGTGAAGCGTATTCTATTCAGAAAGAGTAAAATGTATGCGGTGGGATTCCCTCATATTCAGGCAGAGACAAGAGGAAGCGAAAAAGATCTTAGTCTCGAATTATTGCATGACACAAAAGAATATAACTCCCCAACTCAGCTACTAAAGAAATACCTTCGCAAAGATAAGGAGTGGGGTAGGGTAAGCGCCTCCATATTAAATGGACCACTGAGTGCTATTCCAACATATAACTGCGTATTCCCGAGTAAAGACACGAAAGAGTCAGGCCGATTGCTTCTGATAAAACATCACCCGCTGTTATCAATCCTGAGCATACCCCTCTATGGACTACTCTATGGATACATCATAAAAGGCTCTTTTACACACGGGTATGTTGGATTTGTATTGAGTTGTCACACGCCCTTGCATTCATTTTATACTTGCTTGTTTTTGTTGAAGAGAAAATTTCCATGGCTCTAG
- a CDS encoding glycosyltransferase gives MKVLHLIDSLTFGGAASLVKDIFEFQPGNTNIYLYPLRLKGNVVDIVHPNVIPTTSKFKYSLFPFFDLYKIIRQNNIDILHCHLFRSQMCGYILKVFCFQHLKLIFHRHGAPNEYWFAYVLFLLCSISQVDYFIAISKMAQGFLFERAHVPKRKIQLLYNFVNLSKFDVSSVNVSQARTKLALKKTDFVVGFAARIVEAKGWKEFIGSAVLLREDRDIKFVIAGDGIDRPQLLSQLERQQLEKQVIYLGYQSNMTDFYAVLNCFIIPSHFETMGLTEIEAMAMEVPVIASNVPGLNEIIEDRKNGLLFPNKDIKALTDKIQLLRDNATLRKALIEQGRRDLQKYSLPEYLKRLDNIYAQI, from the coding sequence ATGAAAGTCCTTCATCTCATAGATTCGTTAACATTCGGTGGGGCCGCTAGTTTGGTGAAAGATATTTTTGAATTTCAACCCGGCAATACCAATATTTATTTATACCCACTTCGTTTAAAAGGTAATGTCGTTGATATTGTGCATCCTAACGTAATTCCTACGACTTCTAAATTCAAATACTCACTTTTCCCGTTCTTTGATCTCTATAAAATTATTCGCCAGAACAATATCGATATATTGCACTGTCACCTTTTCAGATCACAGATGTGTGGATATATATTGAAAGTCTTCTGTTTTCAGCATCTAAAACTTATTTTCCATCGTCATGGAGCACCTAATGAATACTGGTTCGCATATGTCCTATTCTTACTCTGTAGTATCTCTCAGGTAGATTACTTTATAGCTATATCTAAAATGGCTCAAGGTTTTTTATTTGAAAGAGCTCATGTTCCTAAACGAAAGATTCAACTTCTGTATAACTTTGTTAATTTAAGTAAATTTGACGTATCCTCGGTCAACGTTTCTCAAGCACGAACCAAGCTCGCTTTAAAGAAAACTGATTTTGTAGTTGGCTTTGCGGCAAGAATAGTAGAAGCGAAAGGATGGAAAGAGTTTATAGGTAGCGCTGTCTTATTAAGGGAGGACAGAGACATTAAGTTTGTTATTGCGGGCGACGGTATTGATAGACCACAATTACTTTCTCAATTGGAGAGACAGCAGCTTGAAAAGCAGGTTATATATCTTGGGTATCAGTCAAATATGACTGACTTTTATGCTGTGTTGAACTGCTTTATAATTCCTTCTCATTTTGAAACAATGGGGCTTACAGAAATCGAAGCAATGGCGATGGAAGTGCCTGTTATAGCGTCGAATGTTCCAGGGCTGAATGAAATTATCGAGGATCGTAAAAATGGTTTGTTGTTCCCAAACAAAGACATAAAGGCACTGACTGATAAAATCCAGCTTTTACGAGACAACGCAACATTGCGGAAAGCTCTTATTGAGCAAGGAAGACGGGATTTACAAAAATACTCCTTGCCTGAGTATTTGAAACGATTAGACAATATCTATGCCCAAATCTAA
- a CDS encoding type II secretion system protein, whose translation MKTNGFTLIEILIVIGMIAILSGVVLVAVNPVRQFAQARNTQRTANVSAILNAIGERIVDNKGVFQGDDGSCSAALPQSATVMKSGGGYDIRSCLVPTYISELPFDPLTGSNACDGGASCKSYDTGYTVRQDSETLRISVCAPEGAEPAIEGSSEMCLTR comes from the coding sequence ATGAAAACGAACGGCTTCACGCTCATCGAAATACTTATCGTCATCGGCATGATCGCCATACTGTCGGGCGTGGTGCTCGTCGCCGTGAATCCCGTCCGGCAGTTCGCGCAGGCCCGCAACACCCAGCGGACCGCGAACGTGAGCGCGATCTTAAACGCGATCGGCGAGCGCATCGTCGACAACAAGGGCGTATTCCAGGGAGATGACGGATCGTGCAGCGCGGCGCTCCCGCAAAGCGCGACTGTCATGAAGTCGGGCGGAGGCTACGATATCCGTTCCTGCCTCGTCCCGACCTACATCAGCGAACTCCCGTTTGACCCGCTTACGGGCTCGAATGCCTGCGACGGCGGCGCTTCCTGCAAAAGCTACGACACCGGGTATACCGTCCGGCAGGATTCCGAAACGCTCCGCATCAGCGTCTGCGCTCCGGAGGGGGCCGAGCCTGCGATCGAGGGAAGTTCGGAAATGTGCCTGACGAGGTAA
- a CDS encoding glycosyltransferase family 39 protein, with protein MHKIKIDPHVIDKVDNSPIYIVLIVSIFVINLGMVVYQWPFIHSFWLDEWISIKTASIYGTSSFPYFPSENPISSGFIYFFFLHIANVLTHNYLHAGRFLNLLFYLGALYPLFSLAKKYTNSRTALLALLIYSTSYFLLTLENEVRGYIFSVALFYLFLFLIVCIQQRILKYILSAVALAILLDNNLTNIWFVFTAYLTSFLWVILNRKREFYQVFFFISLGLPVCALLAYKGNPADAIAFYYHGLIGGLPPWASYRESVFYPYSYSWGNIATILVNTIALSGIIAMLLYARDKFLKNKLIYLIIWLVVSYIPIMLAGTPAGYRYFFITSPIWALAIALSVTEFFKGLSLGQRIAFGTIIATSLFSVGILNAQDVMWSKTLDFSQPANFIKNALPKDTIVIPNYMGVQIGDYGLPIKYILYDEEIFFYNENAGNYGKKNVLGNVFNAKSGKHFILDASYINIQDLENLMNNEPFSVVVFIRPWPSDITQNTYNQLSAVGFREVPNMQPFRLFVLEKE; from the coding sequence TTGCATAAAATAAAAATAGATCCTCATGTGATTGATAAAGTGGATAACAGTCCTATATATATTGTTCTTATTGTTTCGATATTTGTAATAAATTTAGGAATGGTTGTCTATCAATGGCCTTTTATTCATTCCTTTTGGTTAGATGAATGGATATCGATTAAAACCGCAAGCATTTATGGCACTAGTTCGTTTCCTTATTTTCCATCAGAGAATCCTATATCATCCGGATTTATTTATTTCTTTTTTCTACATATAGCAAATGTATTAACTCATAATTATTTGCACGCTGGTCGATTCTTAAATCTTTTATTTTACCTTGGCGCACTATACCCTTTATTTTCTTTAGCAAAGAAGTATACAAATTCAAGGACTGCCTTGTTAGCACTATTAATTTACTCTACTTCTTACTTTCTACTTACATTGGAAAACGAGGTTCGTGGATATATTTTTAGCGTAGCATTATTTTATCTATTCTTATTTTTGATCGTTTGTATTCAGCAAAGGATACTTAAATATATTCTATCTGCCGTAGCGCTTGCTATCTTATTAGATAATAATCTCACTAATATCTGGTTTGTTTTTACGGCTTACCTCACTTCTTTTCTGTGGGTTATTTTAAATAGAAAGCGGGAGTTTTATCAGGTATTTTTCTTTATTTCTTTAGGCTTACCTGTGTGCGCTCTACTGGCTTATAAGGGCAATCCTGCTGACGCCATCGCTTTCTACTATCATGGTTTAATCGGCGGTCTTCCTCCGTGGGCAAGTTATAGAGAAAGTGTTTTTTATCCGTATTCTTATTCATGGGGTAATATAGCAACCATTTTAGTAAATACGATTGCATTATCAGGTATTATAGCGATGCTGTTATATGCAAGAGATAAGTTTCTTAAGAATAAACTGATCTATCTCATAATATGGCTTGTGGTGTCTTACATTCCTATTATGCTAGCAGGTACACCTGCTGGGTATCGGTACTTTTTTATTACATCTCCTATCTGGGCTTTGGCAATTGCACTAAGTGTTACTGAATTCTTTAAAGGTCTTTCGTTAGGGCAGCGAATTGCTTTTGGAACAATTATTGCCACCTCTCTTTTTTCGGTAGGAATATTGAACGCTCAAGACGTTATGTGGTCTAAAACTTTAGATTTCTCGCAACCAGCAAATTTTATTAAAAATGCTCTACCTAAGGACACAATCGTAATTCCAAATTACATGGGGGTTCAAATTGGCGATTACGGATTGCCAATTAAATATATTTTGTACGACGAAGAGATTTTCTTTTATAATGAAAACGCTGGAAATTATGGAAAAAAAAATGTGCTGGGTAATGTTTTTAACGCAAAGTCGGGCAAACATTTCATCTTGGACGCAAGTTATATTAATATTCAGGATCTCGAGAATTTGATGAATAATGAGCCTTTTAGCGTAGTTGTTTTTATCAGGCCGTGGCCCTCAGACATTACACAGAATACCTATAATCAGCTGTCAGCTGTCGGCTTTAGGGAAGTGCCTAATATGCAGCCGTTTCGGCTGTTTGTTCTCGAGAAAGAATAG
- a CDS encoding glycosyltransferase family 2 protein gives MREETIYSAIVPVYNEAGNLAALHAELVSVFRNLGESFEIVYVNDGSTDPSLAELRALSGATILDLRRRYGQATALDAGFKAAEGETVITLDGDGQNDPADIPRLLAVLQEGKYDVVAGWRKSRADKHSVRILTRVGRALRRLLISDVVHDTGCTLRVYTREAAKSLDIQGEMHRYILALLHWKGFRIGEIAVSDRRRIHGISKYGASKAVRGLIDLLYIWFIHKYSQRPLHLFGYLSLASFTLGFLSLVWTLYGKLFLGLSLNRNGWFFLTFFFLLAAILLFSFGVIIDLLMRVYLNTSMNEKRYDVREVIRT, from the coding sequence ATGAGAGAAGAAACAATCTATTCCGCCATCGTTCCCGTCTACAACGAAGCCGGGAATCTTGCGGCGCTCCACGCGGAGCTTGTTTCCGTCTTCCGGAATCTCGGAGAAAGCTTCGAGATCGTGTATGTAAACGACGGCTCGACCGACCCCTCCCTCGCCGAGCTCCGCGCCCTTTCCGGCGCGACCATCCTCGACCTGCGCCGACGCTACGGCCAGGCTACGGCGCTTGATGCCGGATTTAAGGCCGCCGAAGGGGAGACCGTTATCACCCTTGACGGCGACGGCCAGAACGACCCCGCGGATATACCGCGCCTTCTCGCGGTCTTACAGGAAGGGAAATACGACGTGGTCGCGGGGTGGCGGAAGTCGAGGGCCGACAAGCACTCGGTCCGGATCCTGACGCGCGTCGGCCGCGCGCTTCGCCGCCTCCTTATCTCCGACGTCGTGCACGATACGGGCTGCACGCTCCGCGTCTATACGCGCGAGGCGGCGAAGAGCCTCGATATCCAGGGCGAGATGCACCGCTATATCCTCGCCCTTCTCCACTGGAAGGGTTTCCGGATCGGGGAGATCGCCGTGTCGGACCGCAGGCGCATCCACGGCATAAGCAAATACGGGGCGTCGAAGGCGGTCCGCGGCCTTATCGACCTCCTCTACATCTGGTTCATCCACAAGTATTCCCAGCGCCCGCTCCATCTCTTCGGCTATCTCTCCCTCGCGTCCTTCACGCTCGGCTTCCTCTCCCTCGTCTGGACCCTCTACGGCAAGCTCTTCCTCGGGCTCTCGCTTAACAGGAACGGCTGGTTCTTCCTCACGTTCTTCTTCCTTCTGGCCGCCATCCTTTTGTTCAGCTTCGGCGTGATCATCGATCTCCTGATGCGGGTGTATCTCAATACCTCGATGAACGAGAAGCGGTATGACGTGCGGGAGGTTATCAGGACCTAG
- a CDS encoding M15 family metallopeptidase, which produces MNGSRSNLILVILGFLALVALAVAGASYGWYRYQALANDLAASKEQAANLSTELAQANADRDSLSEAYETEKGKNKEFEDQIGEISHTVGTLTKLSKIDPELLQKYSKVFFLSDNYVPADLTDIDTNYLFDPKKPAQFEEHAYSFLRDMIDDAEDDGIDLRVISAYRSFGTQAALKSNYVVTYGTGANKFSADQGYSEHQLGTALDFTTPELGTAFDSFAATKAYAWLEKYGYKYGFILSYPQGNTYYQFEPWHWRFVGVKLARYLHNQDKNFYDLDQRTIDSYLISIFD; this is translated from the coding sequence ATGAACGGCTCGCGCTCAAACCTCATTCTCGTCATTCTCGGCTTCCTTGCCCTGGTAGCGCTTGCCGTCGCAGGCGCAAGCTACGGCTGGTACCGCTATCAGGCCCTCGCAAACGACCTCGCGGCTTCGAAGGAGCAGGCGGCGAATCTTTCGACCGAGCTCGCGCAGGCGAATGCCGACCGCGATTCCCTCTCCGAGGCGTATGAAACGGAGAAAGGCAAAAACAAGGAATTCGAGGATCAGATCGGCGAGATTTCGCATACCGTCGGGACGCTCACCAAGCTCTCGAAGATCGATCCGGAGCTCCTTCAGAAATATTCGAAAGTCTTCTTCCTGAGCGATAACTACGTTCCCGCCGACCTTACGGATATCGATACGAACTACCTTTTCGACCCCAAGAAGCCCGCGCAGTTCGAAGAACACGCGTATTCCTTCCTGCGGGACATGATCGATGATGCGGAAGACGACGGTATCGACTTGCGGGTTATTTCCGCGTACCGCTCGTTCGGAACCCAGGCCGCCCTCAAGTCGAATTACGTCGTCACCTACGGCACCGGAGCCAACAAGTTTTCCGCGGATCAGGGATATTCCGAGCACCAGCTCGGGACCGCTCTTGACTTCACGACCCCCGAGCTCGGAACCGCCTTCGACAGCTTCGCGGCCACGAAAGCGTACGCCTGGCTGGAGAAATACGGCTACAAGTACGGCTTCATACTCTCCTATCCGCAGGGCAACACGTACTATCAGTTCGAGCCGTGGCACTGGCGCTTTGTGGGCGTAAAGCTCGCCCGGTACCTCCACAACCAGGACAAGAACTTCTACGATCTCGACCAGCGCACCATCGATTCGTATTTGATAAGCATTTTCGACTAG
- a CDS encoding prepilin-type N-terminal cleavage/methylation domain-containing protein produces MKGFTLIEMLVYLGLVTLIMAGVTGAALSIRESNGRDAVRALIAEEGLFLLAKIDQALEEGKEETLVWDAKEETLSRMSDPGEAVRLNGGNVRVSAFSLEMIPAALNAPAHTNAALTLAATSSSGALLRQQFTTTYYAKP; encoded by the coding sequence ATGAAAGGCTTCACGCTCATCGAAATGCTCGTGTATCTGGGCCTTGTCACGCTCATCATGGCGGGCGTCACGGGAGCGGCGCTTAGTATCAGGGAATCGAACGGGCGGGATGCCGTCCGCGCGCTTATAGCCGAGGAAGGGCTGTTTCTCCTCGCAAAGATCGACCAGGCGCTTGAGGAAGGGAAAGAAGAGACCCTGGTATGGGATGCGAAGGAGGAAACGCTCTCGCGTATGAGTGACCCGGGAGAAGCCGTACGGCTCAACGGCGGAAATGTGCGGGTATCCGCGTTTTCCCTTGAAATGATACCGGCCGCCCTGAACGCGCCCGCGCACACGAACGCGGCGCTTACGCTCGCCGCGACTTCCTCAAGCGGCGCGCTTCTTCGCCAACAGTTCACGACAACCTATTATGCAAAACCTTAG